ATgtaggattttttcctctagTGCAGTTAGGGGTCATTGCTAATACAAGAAGCCTGGATATCTTGTTTCATAAAAAGAGAAGACTGATTCTGTGTTTCCAGCTGTTTGCTTGAAGTTTATGaaacaacatttttttcatcttttcatttGGTGAAAGAAGTTGATGATTTCCACTGGAGGAAACACTGGGTTCCCTTAATACACCATATGGATGTGCAACATCCATATAATAAACGCCTTTCACGTGGGAAGTGATGATTTGTTTCTTAAATCATAATTTCATTGTGGAGCGTCACTGCATTAAAACAGCCATGAGCCAGAGCAAATAACACAaccaaataatttattaaattcCACCAAACTCTGCCACGACCACGTGACAGCAGAAACCAGTCTGCTCACAGGCTTTACTTTGAATTTAAGCATCAGGTGAATCAGAAATGAACAAAATCCTCAGACACAGGGATATTTTAAGCTCCTTGACAAAGGCCAGTGATCAGGAGCTCAGGGGGACATGTTTGGCTCTGTAGTTGCCTCATGCCAAGAAATCTTGGCATTTAATCAAGAGACCTCCCACTATTTTAGCCAATAAATTACAATACCAACTTTTAAAATTGTCCTTCTTGAttgaagataattttaaaattttttgaggttttttttttttagtagaatGAAGTTTGAGCAAGTGTTGTAAAACAAGATTTGCTGCAAGCTAGAGCAATGAGAACAATTTCTCCTTCAAGAATGCCAGGAAAGCCTTGTTACTAGACAACTGTAATCAAATCTGAGCACTCAAAGTGATCTGAATACCTGGGTAATCTGAAATGACACTGATTTCTTTACTGGAAAAGTTAAAGCAGATACTTGTTTCTGAGATGCCATTCCAGGTCTGGGAAGAATGATGGCTTGCCTTCCTGAAATTCCCACGTCTGGAAATCTTTTCCTCTCAGATTTGCAAATCTACCAAGACATATGCAGTGcttgaataaaaatattcatcTAAATTCAACAATTTTCCTGACAAATATTCAAGATCCTTAACAAATATTCAATAGTGTTATTTCTCCATTTAGACTCAAATCACTTTTAATGCAGTGGGAAATCCAACTGTGCTAGCCCAAAACTGTTCACATTCTTTCTTCAGTCCATCCTGTTTGTTTTTCAACCAGAGGTTAATAGTCCACACAAACTGGCATCATTCATTTAAAAGGCCTCTAGCTATTGTTGTGTGTCTAACTGAACTGCAAACAAGAAATATCCTCAATATTTTCTACCCAGCAGGGGTGGACAGAAAGAACTTGAGAGCATTAGGATAGGCTGACAGTGGAGCTGCATTTATATAATTTTGCTGGGATAGTGGTAGGCTGTAATATTTCTACAGATAATATTGCCCCAGCAGATGCTACCATAGGAAGATTTAAGGTATATACAGTCTTTGAGAGGTTCCCTTTATGGATATTCTAGATGGTTCTAGACAATTTACAATATTCTAGACAAGTAAAGGGTTGAGTTTTTCAAGCACTGCCTCCATTTCTTCATATATAATCACTATGGAAACAGACTGCAAAGTGATACACATAAACCATACAAAGGTGGCACAAAATTATCACTTATAATTGATATTACTTGCCACCATAAGAAATACTAAGAAATACTGATTAATAGATTAGATTATTGTGAAACCTGATATGAGCATTAAAATGATGGATATTTTTTCTGCCACAGTAGAAAGCGCTGGGCATGATCATGCAATCGGTTTGCACGGTAACAGTTCTCTTAGTGCTTTATTTTGGACTGCACTAACCTTTAAATCATTCTTGCCAGGTTTTTTCGTGTACTGCGACCTGCAGCACATCACAGCACCGTGCTTTCGGCAGCACGCCGAGGACCACCTAACCTGCGTCCTACAAATACTCCCGCATCCCCTTCAGGAATGATCCACCCTCAGCGCCAGGGACAAGTCTGGGGATTCAGCCCCGGGCCCTGCACTGGGTGTGAGCCCGGCCCGAGGGGCCGAGGAGCCCTCAGAGGCGCCTCCATCGGCCCCCTGCCTCAGGGCCTCTCCGGGAGCTGCCAGCGCTGCCCCCTCATGACCAGCGCTGCCCCGGCTGCGGGAGCGCAGGGGGAGAGCCCGGGGTGTGTTCCGCctgccagggaggaggaggaggcgggaGTCATTTCTGTGTGAGGATGGGGCGGATGCGCGACCGCCAGTCCCCGCCCGAGGAAGCATCTTTCTCCCTCCTGTCACCCCCCCGACTCCGGGGCTTTAAAAACAACCAACACGGTGGGCAAAATGCGACCAGGAAAAGGGGCCGCTATGCCGCCGCTGCCGCAGTGCCGCTCGCTGTGCCCTCAGCCCGGCCAAGCGGCGCCGCCATTCCCCCTCCCGCCCCGCGCTGCAGCAGGGACCGGACGGGAAACCCCGTGCACGCggggggggaaggagaggcagagggaggaaggagtGGGGCGCTGTGACGCACTCAATGGTGCAATATCCTTCCGCGATCCGACAGAAAAAGTAGTTCTATGTTCCACGTAGCCTCTTAGACCCCTGAGGTTCATACGCAACTTTGGATTAACTGAAAAAGTCGCGTGACGGGAATCTCTTGGGATACAGGGCTTAAACTGGAGGGATTCTTGCTTTTTTGCGCGTGGTGTAAGGTGAATATCCATGCGCAGAGCAGAGCGCAACGAGTCCGGCAGCAGGGCGGGTATATAAGGCGGGCGCCGCGGAGGGCTTGCCTTTTCAGTTGAGGACAGAGCTGGTGTTCGGAACATGTCAGGGGGCTCCGCGGATTATAGCAGGTACGGCGGGGGCCTGGGCTCTTTCCAGGTTCGGGGGCTTCGTGGGTTATGCGGGGGTGgccagggagagaggaaaaagtcGAAAGAGGGTGGAGGGGGTGGGAGCCGGGGGGCCCTGGAGGAGGCAGGGCGCTGTGCTCAATCAGCCCTGCGCCCTGGCCCCTCCCGTTCTAGACGTTTCtatccctgctctccccttgCTCGCGGTTCACAAACGGTTTTAGCTCTAGACCTCGGGGCTCGATTTACGTTACTGGCTTTCTTAGCAATCAAGTCAGCCCTAGAAAGGAGTTTTTCGAAATTATTTCGTGTACGGCTGTGTTCTAgctttaatatttaaatgtcTTTCTGTGGACTATTTTTTTCCTCGACATTCTATTCTCCCTCTCGCCATTGCTTCGCCCCGGGTTTTCGGGCCGCGCTGAGCGCGAGaccattacatttttttttggcggggggagggggaggcCCCCCCAGGCGATCGCCCGGCGCCGTCCGCCCGCAGCGCCCGGTTTGCGCAATCCCAGGGGTGGAGCTCTCGCGAGAGttcccggcggggcggggcggggggatCCGCTGCAGCGCCGGGAGCGCGCCCgcccccccctttccccccgcgccgccgcgGGAGCGCGCGCTCGGTGCGCCCATGGCCGCGGCCCCGGGAGGTGGGCACCGGCTTCGGGACACTGCGGAACGGGGCCACGAGTCTGGCCAttggcagcagctcagagcaccTGCTGGAATGATCTGTCACGGCTCCCGCCGCTGTCTTAGCCGACACGTCAGCTCGCTGTTGCGTGGTGGTGGCTCCTGTGCTAACAACGTGTTCTCTTTAATGGCAGAGACCATGGCGGCCCAGAGGGAATGGAGCCCGATGGTGTCATCGAGGTGAGCACTTACGAAGTGACCTGAGAATTTAATCGCTGGTGGACAGGGGtattggatttattttttttttattctttattacAGAGCAATTGGAATGAGATTGTTGACAATTTCGATGATATGAATTTAAAAGAATCCCTTCTAAGGGGCATTTATGCGTATGGTTTTGAGAAGCCTTCAGCTATTCAGCAGAGAGCTATTATTCCATGCATCAAAGGTACGCGGCAGATTCATTAATATCAACAGATAATTAAGAAAGCATTGTGAAATGCATACGTTGTTTCATTAGTGTGCAGTAATAACTAATTTCAATCTTCATTGAACAAGTGATATGATGGTACACCATCTTTCGGGACTGACCTGAAATGGAGAGACCTCTTTAGTACTGATCACTTACTTCAAGGGGAATTAAGTAAAACTAATGTGATTGACCCGTGTGGGAGCAGTAAATGTGTATCCTACTTTTTTTAGGGTATGATGTGATTGCTCAAGCTCAGTCAGGTACTGGCAAGACAGCCACATTTGCTATTTCCATCCTGCAGCAGTTGGAGATTGATCTCAAGGAGTCCCAGGCACTAGTATTGGCCCCTACCAGAGAACTGGCTCAACAGGTATTGATAGtgtagtttaaaaaaacaacaaaaaaaactttGTGTGTTGCATAGGTTTCAGGTTTCACAACTGTGAGACAACATTACCCGACTTCTTGAGGGGCTGCAATGAATATCCATTCAGAACCCTTTTTGTGCCCAATAATGGGGGATACAAGCTGCCTTCTGTCCCACAAGTCCTCTGCCTCCTTGAAGAGCTGAGTTAAAAAACATGGAGggtgtgctggggcaggggtgcaggaggcagctgctgtgctgtgtgttaAGTGGAGGGAGCATCTTCAGCAGAAAAACTCAATTACTAAAGCACAGTGTTCTGAGTGGAAACAAAAAATACACTTGCTGGGAAGCTGTTTAAACTTCAATGCAGTTGTGCAACATGAAAACTGCAGTGCACATTTGGTTACTtaaatggttttgtttctttgtatgTTTTCCTGACAATATAATTGCATGTCTTCCACCTTCAAGGCTTGGTATTCTGTTATGCTAAGTGGGTGTGCGGTAATAATTTTCAGAATACTTGAATATTTGGATTAACTGTCAGTAATAAAGGGTCTTGAAGTACGGTGTTAAACCAACTCTGAAGTAGAAAACTTAGTGTCATTTTCAACTATACTGTACTGAAATGCCAGTGCAATGTGACAATTCTTCAAGGTAAAGCTAAAAATACTAAAtcagacagaaaacaaaataaatggtGTTCTACTCTAAAGCTGTTGAGGTGAGATTTGTTTTGAAATCTGGCTGGTAGTGGTGCCATTGGAGAGAGTTCACTGAAGAGTGTCCAAGCGCTTTACGTGCAGGCCTGAGCACCACCTGAGAGCTTGAGCTCACTTCTGTTGGCCCTGCTCTCAGCTTAGTAATTGTCTCATGGCAGTCACTCCATCAGCAAGTTCagccagtaaaaaaaaaaggtaacttAACTGTTCCTCTGGCTTCTAGTTAGCAACTTGAGTTATGTAGAGTTGGGCAGGTTTTAGCAGCTCTCAGTGCAAGCGCTCCATAGTCCTTATTTGGTGTCTTGGCTTCCAAAGTCCCTAAAAGCCAGTGACAATAGGGCTTAAGCTTTATTTTCCTACAAGCTGCTAATGGAAGGTTCTATTTTAGATTCAGAAGGTAATCCTGGCCCTTGGAGACTACATGGGAGCAACATGCCACGCTTGCATTGGTGGCACAAATGTGCGCAATGAGATGCAGAAGCTGCAGGCTGAGGCTCCTCACATCGTGGTGGGAACTCCAGGGCGTGTGTTTGATATGTTGAACAGGCGCTATCTGTGTGAGTATGAACCTCATTGTGCCCTTGCTGATCAGTCTCCAGTGAAAGCCTCATAGCCACTAAGAGCTTTAGTGTACCCGTTGTCACTGTGGAGAGTTGTGCTGGAAAGCTTAGTAGTACAGAAGCATGATGTTCTTTAGGATTGTGTATTTGTGAAACTTCATGGGACGCATCTCTTTTTCCAACAGCACCAAAATGGATCAAAATGTTTGTTCTGGATGAAGCTGATGAAATGTTGAGCCGTGGATTTAAGGATCAAATTTATGAGATCTTTCAAAAACTAAGCACAAACATCCAGGTAAAAAAGCTTTGACATGGTGAAGTGATGCACGCAGCTTTGGTTATGGTGTGGCTGAGAACTGAATTGCACAAATGAAAACTGCGGGGTATGTGCTAACATAGAGTAACGTATTTTAGgttgtgctgctgtcagctacAATGCCAATGGATGTGTTGGAAGTGACCAAAAAGTTCATGAGAGATCCCATCCGTATTTtggtgaagaaggaagagcTGACTCTGGAGGGTATCAAGCAGTTCTACATTAATGTTGAGAGAGAGGTTGGTACTGGTTGTACTCGCTCTGGCAGGAGGAGTTAGATTCTCTTACCTTCTTGTTAAAGCACTGTGCTAAAATTGCGGAAACCAAGGCTGAGCTTTAGTTTCTGCAATAATGCTAGTAGAGTAAAtg
The nucleotide sequence above comes from Ammospiza caudacuta isolate bAmmCau1 chromosome 11, bAmmCau1.pri, whole genome shotgun sequence. Encoded proteins:
- the EIF4A2 gene encoding eukaryotic initiation factor 4A-II, with amino-acid sequence MSGGSADYSRDHGGPEGMEPDGVIESNWNEIVDNFDDMNLKESLLRGIYAYGFEKPSAIQQRAIIPCIKGYDVIAQAQSGTGKTATFAISILQQLEIDLKESQALVLAPTRELAQQIQKVILALGDYMGATCHACIGGTNVRNEMQKLQAEAPHIVVGTPGRVFDMLNRRYLSPKWIKMFVLDEADEMLSRGFKDQIYEIFQKLSTNIQVVLLSATMPMDVLEVTKKFMRDPIRILVKKEELTLEGIKQFYINVEREEWKLDTLCDLYETLTITQAVIFLNTRRKVDWLTEKMHARDFTVSALHGDMDQKERDVIMREFRSGSSRVLITTDLLARGIDVQQVSLVINYDLPTNRENYIHRIGRGGRFGRKGVAINFVTEEDKRILRDIETFYNTTVEEMPMNVADLI